A window from Streptomyces sp. NBC_00299 encodes these proteins:
- a CDS encoding non-ribosomal peptide synthetase/type I polyketide synthase produces the protein MSELNEPQEDTGSDIAVVGMACRFPGAPDVETFWANLRDGVESIRHFTPEELAELGVPPEVSGQPGFVPAGAPIDDPEGFDHRFWGYSPREAALLDPQQRLFLETAWAALEHAGHTTSDRSGTVGVYAGMGLSTYLLYNLLDHPDISDSDTQLAMLGNDKDFLSSRVSYHLDLRGPSMTVQTGCSTSLVAAHLACDSLLSYQCDLALVGGSTVVLPERTGYVHVPGGTASSDGRCRAFDAAGDGTVFGSGAGVLALKRLDDALEDGDTVYAVIKASAVNSDGANRVGFTAPSLDGQAEVVLRAQKIADVDPRTVTYVETHGTATKLGDPVEVAALTKAFRQGTDATGYCAIGSVKTNIGHLDAAAGAAGLIKTALALHHGKIPPSLNFDEPNPQIDFAASPFYVNTELVSWPDRDGPRRAGVSAFGFGGTNAHIVLEQAPALPPVPDDAGPQLLVLSARTPSALEETTARLARHLRERPDLTTRDVAHTLRQGRVPFEHRRALVVRDREDTLAVLEGGDPARLHEGAAARQDRPVAFMFAGLGDQYRGMGRDLYEGMPEFRTAVDECCDLLRPLLGLDLRDELRLRGPAVEAPASGGLDLRRMMFGGGEEDDPLQRTGLAHPALFVVEYALARLWQSLGVRPAALIGHSLGEYVAATVAGVFTLEDALNVVVARAKLFDEMPQGAMLAVPLGVEETTRHLDGDLAVALVNGPALTAVSGPVDEIEALERRLAGRRIAARRMRAERGFHSPMVAGMAAPLAEFIAGIPLSPPRIPLVSNVTGTWMTPEQATDPAYWARHSVSTVRFADGLATLCAERDRSLVEVGPGQSLSALAAEHLAGADPQAHPVVVPSLRAVYDRRRPDDLSHLLDAIAQLWTTGAAVDWDALSDPAGHRRVGLPTYPFERTRCRFDPPGERSGSSRRPSATARRDDPESWLLAPAWQSAPMPSPAPPRPVGEHWLLLAPVGQDGLPLPLALSVKDRATAAGHRVTVVVPGAPGAVDGPRHGVDHRIDPADPGAYAEMVAALDDDQWPAKVLHLWSVDPGGDDAEDGDPYTRGMHSLLWLSRALSARSAAAPVDLWVVSHGLVGVERADRPRPEVATLLGAAKCVPQEYEGISVRCVDVAPDDIPGPGADELADRLVDVVAEAPDERLIAYRGRTRWTQTFQPLTLGTARSPLRGDGVYVITGGLGAVGLELADHLADMAASIVLTGRSAFPDEEEWDGWTARHGDDDPTSRRIRRLRAMRERGARVLVQRADVTDEAEMNRSLAEAERLLGPVTGVFHAAGIVGENAFAPIDTLDRRWLDGVMRAKVDGTRVLERVLAGREPEFVLLFSSNAALLGGLGTAGYTSACVFLDSFAQARAGRPGTRWISVDMEDWIPDEGLGRPMTSVTRYGVGVAEGVRLLSRIAESAEAGVTTIVTADLEERLDRWVRHPEVARRGRVPAGGARQPRPELSTAYTDPRDATETVIADIWAEMLGVDKVGRDDDFYELGGHSLLATQIVSRARAALGVELSLLNLLRRPTVAGLADYVRGDESEAAAQDPIPVVPRDEALALSYGQQRFWIIDQLTPGNSVYNIPDVVRVEGPLDAEVLRSSLDDIVARHEALRTCFGLDGERPTQRIATDVSVPLPVTDLRDLPEGQRRRRWEELALAESRRPFDLTRAPLLRAALLRVGDEEHILLLTMHHSVSDAWSTGVFVRELGIHYAGRLGAATEEPPSLPVQYADYSAWQRARLDGPGREELVEYWRTQLAGAPQLVEFPPDHPRPAAQSFAGATVPLTLPGPLVKGLQQLGGSQGATLFMTLLAAFTFLLHRYSGERDVVVGSPIAGRTHPDVENLIGVFVNMLALRTDVDPGLSFRDLLERVKETTLGAYAHQELPFELVVEAVAPERSLGHGQLFQNVLVLQNAPLPPLDLAGLHLEQVPMPAVNAKFDLMIMLRETGDEAVGILEYATDLFTEETVRRIGAHFVSLLDKVVADPDRPLARIDLLSDTERAKVTGAWAHGPEGHAGRRSLPEMFREHAAATPDKVAVSDALDPTASLTFEEVEAVSNQLARELRRRGVGAESRVAVCAERSPETIVLLLAVMKAGAAYVPLDPAYPKDRLRFMLADSGAELVLVAGEHRERLGEGPHTTRTVDVDALRQASAGLPTTPLDLRIDPAQPAYVLYTSGSTGVPKGVIGLHGGMVNRLEWMWREFPFRPGEVLCQKTSLNFLDSFWEIFGPLCQGVPVVVLPQSLLMDLPALVAALAEHRVTRIVLVPSLLRALLDTVPDLAGELPALRLWVSSGEALPADLAGRFLKTLQGRILLNLYGASEISADVTWHVLTDADVAAGKVPLGRPIAGTSVYLLDELMRPVPAGVAGDLYIGGPALGRGYVGRPDLTAERFVPNPFPDGPGGLLYRTGDRARFRSDGAIEYAGRSDQQVKVRGFRVEPAEVEQALLAHPALEQTVVTAEGEVLAAYYVAAGGQRADAEELRRHLHGRLPGYMVPTLFVPCAELPLTPSGKIDRRALSGLARTGARTATAPSVAPRDDAERAVAVLWQETLGTTGPVGVHDDYWASGGYSLLATRFAVRVRETFGAAFPLDRFFADATVAGVVRTLRDDPDTGHEVDERAALLLQVAELSDSDLDRLLTQEDV, from the coding sequence ATGAGCGAGCTCAACGAGCCGCAGGAGGACACCGGATCGGACATCGCCGTCGTGGGCATGGCCTGCCGGTTCCCCGGCGCGCCCGACGTCGAGACGTTCTGGGCGAACCTGCGCGACGGCGTCGAGTCCATCCGGCACTTCACCCCGGAGGAACTCGCCGAGCTGGGCGTACCGCCGGAGGTCTCCGGACAGCCCGGCTTCGTCCCCGCGGGCGCCCCCATCGACGACCCCGAGGGCTTCGACCACCGCTTCTGGGGATACTCCCCGCGCGAGGCGGCGCTGCTCGACCCCCAGCAGCGGCTGTTCCTGGAGACCGCCTGGGCCGCGCTGGAGCACGCCGGGCACACCACGTCCGACCGGTCCGGCACCGTCGGCGTCTACGCCGGCATGGGCCTGAGCACCTACCTGCTGTACAACCTGCTCGACCACCCGGACATCAGCGACTCCGACACACAACTCGCCATGCTCGGCAACGACAAGGACTTCCTGAGCAGCCGGGTCTCGTACCACCTGGATCTGCGCGGCCCCAGCATGACGGTGCAGACCGGCTGCTCGACCTCGCTCGTCGCCGCCCATCTCGCCTGCGACAGCCTGCTCAGCTACCAGTGCGACCTGGCCCTGGTCGGCGGAAGCACGGTGGTGCTGCCCGAGCGCACGGGCTACGTCCACGTCCCCGGCGGCACGGCCTCCTCCGACGGGCGGTGCCGGGCCTTCGACGCGGCCGGCGACGGCACGGTCTTCGGCAGCGGAGCTGGCGTCCTCGCCCTGAAGCGGCTGGACGACGCTCTGGAAGACGGCGACACCGTGTACGCCGTCATCAAGGCGTCCGCGGTCAACAGCGACGGCGCCAACCGGGTCGGCTTCACCGCACCCAGCCTGGACGGTCAGGCCGAGGTCGTCCTGCGCGCGCAGAAGATCGCGGACGTCGACCCGCGGACCGTCACGTACGTCGAGACGCACGGCACCGCCACGAAGCTCGGCGATCCGGTGGAGGTCGCCGCGCTGACCAAGGCCTTCCGGCAGGGCACCGACGCCACCGGGTACTGCGCCATCGGCTCCGTCAAGACCAACATCGGGCACCTGGACGCCGCGGCGGGCGCGGCCGGCCTGATCAAGACGGCCCTGGCACTGCACCACGGGAAGATCCCGCCGTCACTGAACTTCGACGAGCCCAACCCGCAGATCGACTTCGCGGCGAGCCCCTTCTACGTGAACACGGAGCTCGTCAGCTGGCCGGACCGGGACGGGCCCCGGCGGGCCGGCGTCAGCGCGTTCGGCTTCGGCGGCACGAACGCCCACATCGTCCTGGAGCAGGCCCCCGCCCTGCCGCCCGTCCCGGACGACGCCGGGCCACAGCTCCTGGTCCTCTCCGCGAGGACACCCTCCGCGCTGGAGGAGACGACCGCGAGGCTCGCCCGTCACCTCCGGGAGCGCCCGGACCTCACGACGCGGGACGTCGCCCACACCCTGCGGCAGGGCCGCGTGCCGTTCGAGCACCGCAGGGCGCTTGTGGTCCGGGACCGTGAGGACACCCTCGCCGTGCTGGAGGGCGGCGACCCGGCCCGGCTGCACGAGGGGGCCGCCGCCCGCCAGGACCGGCCCGTCGCCTTCATGTTCGCGGGGCTCGGAGACCAGTACCGGGGGATGGGCCGGGACCTGTACGAGGGCATGCCGGAGTTCCGGACGGCCGTGGACGAGTGCTGCGACCTGCTCCGGCCACTTCTCGGCCTCGACCTGCGGGACGAGTTGAGGCTGCGCGGGCCGGCCGTCGAGGCGCCCGCGAGCGGCGGGCTCGACCTGCGGCGCATGATGTTCGGCGGAGGCGAGGAGGATGACCCGTTGCAGCGCACCGGGCTCGCCCATCCGGCGCTGTTCGTCGTCGAGTACGCGCTGGCCCGGCTGTGGCAGTCGCTCGGTGTACGGCCCGCCGCGCTCATCGGGCACAGCCTGGGGGAGTACGTCGCCGCCACCGTCGCGGGCGTCTTCACCCTGGAGGACGCCCTGAACGTGGTCGTCGCCCGCGCCAAGCTGTTCGACGAGATGCCTCAGGGCGCCATGCTGGCCGTCCCGCTCGGCGTGGAGGAGACCACCCGGCACCTCGACGGAGACCTGGCTGTCGCTCTCGTCAACGGGCCCGCCCTGACCGCCGTGTCCGGGCCGGTCGACGAGATCGAGGCGCTGGAGCGGCGCCTGGCCGGCCGGCGGATCGCCGCCCGGCGGATGCGCGCCGAACGGGGCTTCCACTCGCCCATGGTCGCCGGCATGGCCGCGCCCCTCGCCGAGTTCATCGCCGGGATACCGCTCTCCCCGCCCCGTATCCCGCTCGTGTCCAACGTGACCGGCACCTGGATGACCCCCGAACAGGCCACCGACCCCGCGTACTGGGCCCGGCACAGCGTCAGCACCGTCCGGTTCGCCGACGGGCTGGCCACCCTGTGCGCCGAACGGGACCGCTCCCTCGTCGAGGTGGGCCCCGGCCAGTCGCTGAGCGCGCTGGCGGCGGAGCACCTCGCGGGGGCGGACCCGCAGGCACACCCCGTGGTGGTGCCCTCCCTGCGGGCCGTCTACGACCGCCGCCGCCCCGACGACCTCAGCCATCTCCTGGACGCCATCGCCCAGTTGTGGACCACCGGTGCGGCCGTCGACTGGGACGCCCTGTCGGACCCCGCCGGGCACCGCAGGGTCGGTCTGCCCACCTATCCGTTCGAGCGCACCCGCTGCCGGTTCGACCCGCCGGGTGAGCGCTCCGGGTCCTCCCGCAGGCCTTCCGCCACCGCCCGGCGGGACGATCCCGAGTCCTGGCTGCTCGCTCCCGCCTGGCAGTCGGCGCCCATGCCGTCCCCGGCGCCGCCCCGGCCCGTCGGCGAGCACTGGCTGCTCCTCGCCCCGGTCGGACAGGACGGCCTGCCCCTCCCGCTGGCTCTGAGCGTCAAGGACCGTGCCACGGCGGCCGGACATCGGGTGACCGTCGTCGTGCCAGGCGCTCCGGGCGCCGTCGACGGCCCCCGCCACGGCGTCGACCACCGGATCGATCCGGCCGACCCGGGTGCCTACGCCGAAATGGTCGCCGCGCTCGACGACGACCAGTGGCCCGCGAAAGTGCTCCACCTGTGGAGCGTCGACCCCGGCGGCGACGACGCGGAGGACGGCGACCCGTACACACGCGGCATGCACAGCCTGCTGTGGCTGTCCAGGGCCTTGTCCGCCCGCAGCGCCGCCGCTCCCGTGGACCTGTGGGTCGTCTCCCACGGGCTCGTCGGCGTGGAACGCGCCGACCGGCCGAGGCCGGAGGTCGCCACACTGCTGGGCGCCGCCAAGTGCGTTCCGCAGGAGTACGAGGGCATCAGCGTCCGCTGCGTCGACGTCGCCCCGGACGACATTCCGGGCCCGGGCGCGGACGAACTCGCGGACCGGCTCGTCGACGTCGTCGCGGAGGCGCCCGACGAGCGCCTGATCGCCTACCGCGGACGCACCCGGTGGACGCAGACCTTCCAGCCCCTGACGCTCGGCACGGCCCGCAGCCCCCTGCGCGGCGACGGCGTGTACGTGATCACGGGCGGGCTCGGCGCGGTCGGCCTCGAACTGGCCGACCACCTGGCCGACATGGCCGCCTCGATCGTCCTGACCGGCCGCTCCGCCTTCCCCGACGAGGAGGAGTGGGACGGCTGGACGGCCCGTCACGGCGACGACGACCCCACCAGCCGCAGGATCCGGCGGCTGCGCGCCATGCGGGAACGCGGCGCGCGCGTCCTCGTGCAACGGGCGGACGTCACCGACGAGGCGGAGATGAACCGGTCCCTCGCGGAGGCGGAGCGGCTGCTCGGACCCGTCACCGGCGTGTTCCACGCTGCCGGGATCGTGGGTGAGAACGCCTTCGCCCCCATCGACACCCTCGACCGGCGGTGGCTCGACGGCGTGATGCGCGCCAAGGTCGACGGCACACGCGTCCTGGAACGCGTCCTCGCCGGACGCGAGCCCGAGTTCGTGTTGCTGTTCTCCTCCAACGCGGCCCTGCTCGGCGGTCTCGGCACCGCCGGCTACACCTCGGCCTGTGTGTTCCTGGACTCGTTCGCCCAGGCCAGGGCCGGACGGCCGGGTACGCGGTGGATCAGCGTCGACATGGAGGACTGGATACCCGACGAGGGGCTCGGCCGCCCGATGACCAGCGTCACCCGGTACGGCGTCGGTGTCGCGGAGGGCGTTCGGTTGCTGAGCCGTATCGCGGAGAGCGCCGAGGCCGGGGTGACCACCATCGTCACCGCCGACCTGGAGGAGCGGCTCGACCGTTGGGTCCGCCACCCGGAGGTCGCCAGACGCGGACGCGTACCCGCCGGCGGGGCCCGCCAGCCGCGGCCGGAGCTGAGCACCGCCTACACCGACCCTCGCGACGCCACGGAAACGGTCATCGCGGACATCTGGGCGGAGATGCTCGGCGTCGACAAGGTCGGCCGCGACGACGACTTCTACGAACTGGGCGGGCACTCCCTGCTCGCGACGCAGATCGTGTCGCGGGCCCGTGCGGCGCTGGGCGTCGAACTGTCCCTGCTCAACCTGCTGCGCCGGCCGACCGTGGCGGGTCTCGCCGACTACGTGCGGGGCGACGAGAGCGAGGCGGCGGCCCAGGACCCCATCCCGGTCGTGCCGCGGGACGAGGCGCTGGCCCTCTCGTACGGGCAGCAGCGGTTCTGGATCATCGACCAGCTCACCCCCGGCAACTCCGTCTACAACATCCCCGACGTCGTGCGCGTCGAAGGGCCCCTCGACGCCGAGGTGCTGCGGTCCTCGCTCGACGACATCGTGGCCCGGCACGAGGCCCTGCGCACGTGCTTCGGCCTCGACGGCGAGCGGCCCACCCAGCGCATCGCGACGGACGTGTCCGTCCCGTTGCCCGTCACCGACCTGCGCGACCTGCCCGAGGGGCAACGGCGCCGGCGCTGGGAGGAACTGGCCCTGGCGGAGTCGCGGCGGCCGTTCGACCTGACCCGGGCGCCCCTGCTGCGGGCCGCGCTGCTGCGGGTGGGCGACGAGGAGCACATCCTGCTGCTCACCATGCACCACAGCGTGTCCGACGCCTGGTCCACCGGCGTGTTCGTCCGGGAACTCGGCATCCACTATGCCGGCCGCCTCGGCGCGGCCACCGAGGAACCGCCGTCGCTGCCCGTCCAGTACGCCGACTACTCCGCCTGGCAACGGGCGCGGCTCGACGGGCCTGGGCGCGAGGAACTGGTGGAGTACTGGCGGACCCAGCTCGCCGGGGCACCCCAGCTCGTGGAGTTCCCGCCGGACCACCCGCGCCCGGCGGCCCAGAGCTTCGCCGGCGCGACCGTGCCGCTCACGTTGCCCGGCCCCCTCGTCAAGGGCCTCCAGCAGCTCGGCGGCAGCCAGGGCGCCACGCTGTTCATGACGCTGCTCGCGGCCTTCACGTTCCTGTTGCACCGGTACTCGGGCGAGCGGGACGTGGTCGTCGGATCGCCGATCGCCGGGCGTACCCACCCGGACGTGGAGAACCTGATCGGCGTCTTCGTCAACATGCTGGCCCTGCGCACGGACGTCGACCCCGGTCTGTCGTTCCGCGACCTGCTGGAGCGGGTCAAGGAGACGACGCTCGGCGCCTACGCCCACCAAGAGCTGCCCTTCGAGCTGGTCGTGGAGGCCGTCGCGCCCGAACGCAGCCTCGGCCACGGGCAGTTGTTCCAGAACGTCCTCGTCCTGCAGAACGCCCCGCTGCCGCCTCTCGACCTCGCCGGGCTGCACCTGGAACAGGTGCCGATGCCCGCAGTCAACGCCAAGTTCGACCTCATGATCATGCTGCGTGAGACGGGCGACGAGGCGGTGGGCATCCTCGAATACGCGACGGACCTCTTCACCGAGGAGACCGTGCGCCGGATCGGTGCCCACTTCGTCAGCCTGCTCGACAAGGTCGTCGCGGACCCCGACCGCCCCCTCGCCCGGATCGACCTGCTCTCGGACACCGAGCGGGCGAAGGTCACCGGCGCCTGGGCGCACGGGCCCGAGGGCCATGCCGGCCGGCGCTCCCTGCCCGAGATGTTCCGGGAGCACGCCGCCGCCACGCCGGACAAGGTCGCCGTTTCCGACGCGCTGGACCCCACCGCGTCCCTGACCTTCGAAGAGGTCGAGGCCGTCTCCAACCAGCTCGCCAGGGAACTGCGGCGACGGGGGGTGGGCGCCGAGTCGCGTGTCGCCGTCTGCGCCGAGCGGTCCCCGGAGACGATCGTGCTGCTGCTGGCCGTCATGAAGGCCGGTGCCGCCTACGTGCCCCTGGACCCCGCGTACCCGAAGGACCGGCTCAGGTTCATGCTGGCCGACTCCGGAGCCGAGCTGGTGCTGGTCGCGGGCGAGCACCGGGAACGCCTCGGCGAGGGGCCGCACACCACGCGCACGGTGGACGTCGACGCGTTGCGACAGGCCTCCGCCGGCCTGCCCACGACCCCCCTCGACCTGCGCATCGACCCCGCCCAGCCCGCCTATGTCCTCTACACCTCCGGCTCGACCGGCGTCCCCAAGGGCGTGATCGGCCTGCACGGCGGCATGGTCAACCGACTGGAGTGGATGTGGCGGGAGTTCCCCTTCCGGCCCGGAGAGGTCCTCTGCCAGAAGACCTCGCTGAACTTCCTCGACTCGTTCTGGGAGATCTTCGGGCCGCTCTGCCAGGGCGTCCCGGTCGTGGTGCTGCCGCAGTCCCTGCTCATGGACCTGCCCGCGCTGGTCGCAGCGCTCGCCGAGCACCGGGTCACCCGCATCGTGCTCGTCCCCTCCCTGCTGCGGGCCCTTCTCGACACGGTGCCCGACCTCGCCGGTGAACTGCCCGCCCTGCGCCTGTGGGTGAGCAGCGGGGAGGCCCTCCCGGCCGACCTCGCGGGCCGCTTCCTGAAGACCCTGCAGGGCCGGATCCTGCTCAACCTGTACGGGGCGTCCGAGATCTCCGCCGACGTCACCTGGCACGTGCTCACCGACGCCGACGTGGCGGCGGGCAAGGTGCCCCTGGGCAGGCCCATCGCCGGAACCAGCGTGTACCTGCTCGACGAACTGATGCGGCCGGTCCCCGCCGGGGTGGCGGGCGACCTGTACATCGGCGGGCCCGCCCTCGGCCGGGGCTACGTCGGACGGCCGGACCTCACGGCCGAGCGTTTCGTGCCGAACCCCTTCCCCGACGGACCCGGCGGACTGCTCTACCGCACCGGCGACCGTGCGCGGTTCCGGTCCGACGGGGCCATCGAGTACGCCGGACGGAGCGACCAGCAGGTCAAGGTCCGCGGATTCCGGGTCGAGCCCGCCGAGGTGGAACAGGCCCTCCTCGCCCACCCCGCACTGGAACAGACGGTCGTGACGGCCGAGGGCGAGGTCCTGGCCGCCTACTACGTCGCGGCCGGGGGACAGCGGGCCGACGCGGAGGAACTGCGCCGGCATCTGCACGGGCGGCTGCCCGGCTACATGGTCCCCACGCTGTTCGTGCCCTGCGCCGAGCTGCCCCTGACTCCGAGCGGCAAGATCGACCGCCGGGCGCTCAGCGGTCTCGCCCGTACCGGGGCACGGACCGCGACGGCGCCCTCGGTCGCACCGCGCGACGACGCCGAACGGGCGGTCGCCGTGCTGTGGCAGGAGACGCTCGGCACCACGGGACCGGTGGGCGTCCACGACGACTACTGGGCCTCGGGCGGCTACTCGCTGCTCGCCACCCGGTTCGCCGTACGCGTCCGGGAGACCTTCGGTGCCGCCTTCCCGCTGGACCGGTTCTTCGCGGACGCCACCGTCGCGGGTGTGGTCCGGACCCTGCGGGACGACCCCGACACCGGCCACGAGGTCGACGAGCGGGCGGCGCTTTTGCTGCAGGTCGCGGAACTGTCCGACAGCGACCTCGATCGACTGCTGACTCAGGAGGACGTGTGA